The following proteins come from a genomic window of Cronobacter muytjensii ATCC 51329:
- the iolD gene encoding 3D-(3,5/4)-trihydroxycyclohexane-1,2-dione acylhydrolase (decyclizing) has product MGKQRLTMAQALVKFLDNQYLEVDGETVKFVKGIFAIFGHGNVLGLGQALEQERGELRLYQGRNEQGMAHAATGFARQSLRRQILACTSSVGPGAANMITAAATATANRIPLLLLPGDVFATRQPDPVLQQIEQSYDLSISTNDAFRAVSKYWDRITRPEQLMSACINAMRVLTDPAETGAVTLALPQDVQGEAWDYPTEFFARRVHRLDRRPASAAQLNDAVAAIVASRKPLIVCGGGVKYSGAGEALAQFAERYHIPFAETQAGKGTLISSHPYNVGGVGETGCLAANLLAKEADLVIGVGTRFTDFTTASKWIFQHPGVRFLNINVSNFDAWKLDGIPLLADAREALTALDAALGDTAWQAGWGEQIAAVQNRQMKETHRVYQATFQEKGFVPEIDDHLDRESVWREFRLLTDSTLTQSSVLGLLNEALPEEAVIVAAAGSLPGDLQRVWRTRAPNAYHVEYGYSCMGYEVNAALGVKLAEPQREVYAMVGDGAFMMLHSELVTSLQEGAKINVLLFDNMTNGCINNLQMEHGMDSFGTEFRFRSPENGQLSGGLVPVNFAAIAAGYGCKTWRVTTLDELKAALEAAQRETVSTLIDIKVLPKTMVHKYGSWWNVGVAQQALSERIQRVAQQINEKRAQARDY; this is encoded by the coding sequence ATGGGCAAGCAGAGACTGACAATGGCGCAGGCGCTGGTGAAGTTTCTTGATAACCAGTATCTGGAGGTGGATGGCGAGACCGTCAAATTCGTCAAAGGCATTTTCGCCATCTTCGGCCACGGCAATGTGCTGGGGCTTGGCCAGGCGCTGGAGCAGGAGCGCGGCGAATTGCGTCTCTATCAGGGCCGCAACGAACAGGGGATGGCCCATGCGGCCACCGGTTTCGCCAGACAGTCGCTGCGCCGCCAGATCCTCGCCTGCACCTCGTCGGTCGGGCCCGGTGCCGCCAACATGATAACCGCCGCCGCGACGGCCACCGCCAACCGGATCCCGCTATTGCTGCTGCCGGGCGATGTCTTCGCCACCCGCCAGCCCGATCCGGTGTTACAGCAGATAGAGCAGAGCTACGATCTCAGCATCAGCACCAACGACGCCTTTCGCGCCGTCAGTAAGTACTGGGATCGCATTACGCGCCCGGAACAGCTGATGAGCGCCTGCATTAACGCCATGCGCGTCCTTACCGATCCGGCGGAAACCGGCGCGGTGACGCTGGCGCTGCCGCAGGATGTCCAGGGCGAAGCCTGGGATTATCCGACGGAGTTTTTCGCCCGCCGCGTGCATCGTCTCGACCGCCGTCCGGCGAGCGCCGCCCAGCTCAATGACGCCGTGGCGGCCATAGTCGCCAGCCGCAAACCGCTGATTGTCTGCGGCGGCGGCGTGAAATATTCCGGGGCGGGCGAGGCGCTGGCGCAGTTCGCTGAGCGTTATCACATTCCGTTCGCCGAGACCCAGGCGGGAAAAGGCACGCTCATCTCGTCGCACCCGTATAACGTTGGCGGCGTCGGTGAAACCGGCTGTCTCGCGGCGAACCTGCTCGCCAAAGAGGCGGATCTGGTGATCGGCGTCGGAACCCGTTTTACCGATTTCACCACCGCCTCGAAATGGATTTTCCAGCATCCGGGCGTGCGGTTTCTCAATATCAACGTCAGCAACTTCGACGCCTGGAAGCTCGACGGCATTCCGCTGCTGGCCGACGCCCGCGAGGCGCTGACGGCGCTTGACGCCGCGCTTGGCGATACCGCGTGGCAGGCGGGCTGGGGCGAGCAGATTGCCGCCGTGCAGAACCGCCAGATGAAAGAGACGCACCGTGTATATCAGGCCACGTTTCAGGAAAAGGGATTCGTTCCGGAGATAGATGATCATCTCGACCGCGAATCGGTCTGGCGGGAATTTCGCCTGCTGACCGACTCGACGCTCACCCAAAGCAGCGTGCTCGGCCTGCTTAATGAGGCGTTACCTGAAGAGGCGGTGATCGTCGCGGCGGCGGGCAGCCTGCCGGGAGATTTGCAGCGCGTCTGGCGCACCCGCGCGCCCAATGCCTATCACGTTGAATATGGCTACTCCTGCATGGGCTATGAGGTGAACGCAGCGCTCGGCGTGAAGCTCGCCGAGCCGCAGCGCGAGGTCTACGCGATGGTGGGCGATGGCGCGTTCATGATGTTGCATTCAGAGCTGGTCACCTCCTTACAGGAAGGCGCGAAAATCAACGTGCTGCTGTTCGACAACATGACCAACGGCTGTATCAACAATCTGCAAATGGAACACGGCATGGACAGTTTCGGCACCGAGTTCCGCTTCCGCTCGCCGGAGAACGGCCAGCTGAGCGGCGGGCTGGTGCCGGTGAACTTCGCCGCCATCGCGGCGGGCTACGGCTGTAAAACCTGGCGCGTCACCACGCTTGATGAACTGAAAGCGGCGCTGGAGGCGGCGCAGCGCGAGACCGTCAGCACCCTTATTGATATCAAAGTGTTGCCCAAAACCATGGTGCACAAATATGGCAGCTGGTGGAACGTCGGCGTGGCGCAGCAGGCGCTGTCCGAACGTATTCAGCGCGTGGCGCAACAGATTAACGAAAAACGCGCGCAGGCGCGGGATTACTGA
- a CDS encoding bifunctional 5-dehydro-2-deoxygluconokinase/5-dehydro-2-deoxyphosphogluconate aldolase: protein MNAAVKRLDVICIGRVAVDLYAQQIGARLEDVATFAKYLGGSSGNVAFGTAIQGLKSAMLARVGDEHNGRFLRETLQRAGVDTEYLITDKQRLTALVMLGIKDQETFPLIFYRDNCADMALTPQDINEDYIASARALAVTGTHLSHPDTRAAVLKALEYARRHGLRTALDIDYRPVLWGLTSPGDGETRYVESEPVTRQLQEVLHLFDLVVGTEEEFHIAGGSTDTLTALKNVRHATNATLVCKRGPMGCVVLEGAVPDGWDAIPLFQGVRVEVLNVLGAGDAFMSGLLRGWLNDEGWEQACRYANACGALVVSRHGCAPAMPTRDELDDYLARAQAVPRPDLDSRLNHLHRVTSRRQAWPELCIFAFDHRKQLADLARDTGCDDARIPALKQLLLQAAKDAAQEAGLEGRSGILADGTYGQRALNAITGQGWWIGRPIELPGSRPLRLEHGDIGSQLASWPLEHVVKCLVFYHPHDPLALREEQDALLREVWRACQQSGHELLLEVILPESGPDKDQQHYHSMLAHFYQLGIKPDWWKLPPLASHHWQAISALIEQEDPYCRGILLLGLDAPQEQLREGFAEAASHPIIKGFAVGRTIFGQPSRRWMQGELSDEALIREVKNNYLTLIGFWRDARS from the coding sequence ATGAATGCAGCAGTTAAGCGGCTCGACGTCATTTGTATTGGCCGGGTTGCCGTGGATCTCTACGCGCAGCAAATCGGCGCCAGGCTTGAAGATGTGGCGACCTTCGCCAAATATCTCGGCGGTTCGTCGGGCAATGTCGCGTTCGGTACCGCGATTCAGGGGCTGAAATCGGCGATGCTGGCCCGCGTGGGGGATGAACATAATGGACGTTTCCTGCGGGAAACGCTGCAGCGCGCAGGCGTCGATACTGAATACCTGATAACGGATAAACAGCGGCTGACGGCGCTGGTGATGCTCGGCATTAAAGACCAGGAGACGTTTCCGCTGATTTTCTATCGCGATAACTGCGCCGACATGGCGCTGACGCCGCAGGATATCAACGAAGACTATATCGCCTCCGCCCGCGCGCTGGCGGTGACCGGCACGCATCTCTCCCACCCGGACACCCGCGCCGCGGTGCTGAAAGCGCTGGAATATGCGCGCCGCCACGGGCTGCGTACCGCGCTGGATATCGACTACCGTCCGGTGCTGTGGGGGCTGACCTCACCCGGCGACGGCGAAACGCGCTATGTGGAGTCAGAGCCGGTGACGCGCCAGTTGCAGGAAGTGCTGCATCTTTTCGATCTGGTCGTCGGTACGGAAGAGGAGTTTCATATCGCGGGCGGCAGCACCGACACGCTGACGGCGCTGAAAAATGTCCGCCACGCCACGAACGCCACGCTGGTCTGCAAGCGCGGGCCGATGGGCTGCGTGGTGCTGGAAGGCGCGGTGCCGGACGGCTGGGACGCTATCCCGCTCTTTCAGGGGGTGCGCGTGGAGGTGCTGAACGTGCTGGGCGCGGGCGATGCGTTTATGTCCGGCCTGTTGCGCGGCTGGCTGAATGACGAGGGCTGGGAGCAGGCCTGCCGCTACGCCAACGCCTGCGGCGCGCTGGTGGTATCTCGCCACGGCTGCGCCCCGGCGATGCCGACCCGCGACGAGCTTGATGATTATCTGGCCCGCGCGCAAGCGGTGCCGCGCCCGGATCTCGACTCCCGCTTAAATCATCTGCATCGCGTCACTTCCCGCCGCCAGGCGTGGCCGGAGCTGTGCATTTTCGCCTTCGATCACCGCAAACAGCTCGCCGATCTGGCCCGCGATACCGGCTGTGACGACGCGCGCATCCCGGCGCTGAAACAACTGCTGCTACAGGCCGCGAAAGACGCGGCGCAGGAGGCGGGGCTTGAGGGACGCAGCGGCATTCTCGCGGACGGCACCTACGGCCAGCGCGCGCTGAACGCCATTACCGGCCAGGGCTGGTGGATTGGCCGCCCGATTGAACTGCCGGGCTCCCGCCCGCTGCGCCTGGAGCATGGCGATATCGGCTCGCAGCTCGCAAGCTGGCCGCTGGAGCATGTGGTGAAATGCCTGGTCTTTTACCATCCGCACGATCCGCTCGCGCTGCGTGAAGAGCAGGACGCGCTGTTGCGGGAGGTGTGGCGCGCCTGTCAGCAGTCGGGCCATGAACTGCTGCTGGAAGTCATTTTGCCCGAGAGCGGGCCGGATAAAGACCAACAGCATTACCACAGTATGCTGGCGCATTTTTATCAGCTCGGCATCAAACCGGACTGGTGGAAACTGCCGCCGCTGGCGAGCCATCACTGGCAGGCCATCAGCGCGCTGATTGAACAGGAAGATCCGTACTGTCGCGGCATCCTGCTGCTGGGCCTTGACGCGCCGCAGGAGCAGTTGCGTGAAGGATTCGCTGAGGCGGCGTCGCATCCCATCATCAAAGGCTTTGCGGTCGGGCGCACCATTTTTGGCCAGCCGTCGCGCCGCTGGATGCAGGGCGAGCTTAGCGACGAGGCGCTGATCCGCGAGGTAAAAAATAATTACCTGACGCTTATCGGCTTCTGGCGCGACGCCCGTTCCTGA
- a CDS encoding MurR/RpiR family transcriptional regulator, which yields MANNPTQLSILQDEIRRRYDELSKRLKQVARYILDNSNSVAFDTVASIAQQADVPPSTLIRFANAFGFSGFNEMKQMFRQHLMEETANYTERARLFRQTASEETSAPETPGEILSMFTMVNSQALQQLAMQMAPEDLENAVKLLAEAENIYVIGLRRSFSVASYLTYALRHLDRKAFLIDGLGGMFTEQLSLVGPKDVVVAVSFSPYSREVVELVELGAQRKARQIAITDSQVSPLAAFSDVCFVVREAQVDGFRSQVASLCLAQTLAVSLALNNSKTAQQQSA from the coding sequence ATGGCAAATAATCCGACCCAGCTCTCCATCCTGCAGGATGAAATTCGTCGCCGGTATGACGAGCTCAGCAAACGACTAAAACAGGTGGCGCGCTACATTCTCGATAACAGCAACAGCGTGGCGTTCGACACCGTGGCCTCTATCGCCCAGCAGGCGGATGTGCCGCCCTCCACGCTTATCCGCTTCGCCAACGCGTTCGGCTTCAGCGGCTTTAATGAAATGAAGCAGATGTTCAGACAGCATCTGATGGAGGAGACCGCCAACTATACCGAGCGCGCGCGCCTGTTCCGCCAGACCGCCAGCGAAGAGACCAGCGCTCCGGAAACGCCGGGCGAAATCCTCAGCATGTTTACGATGGTCAACAGCCAGGCGCTACAACAGCTGGCGATGCAAATGGCGCCGGAAGACCTGGAAAACGCGGTGAAGCTGCTGGCGGAGGCGGAAAATATCTATGTGATTGGCCTGCGCCGCTCGTTCAGCGTCGCGTCTTATCTCACCTACGCGCTGCGCCATCTCGACCGTAAAGCGTTTCTTATCGACGGGCTGGGCGGGATGTTTACCGAGCAGTTAAGCCTGGTGGGGCCGAAAGATGTGGTGGTGGCGGTGAGCTTCTCGCCCTATTCCCGCGAAGTGGTGGAGCTGGTCGAGCTTGGCGCGCAGCGCAAAGCGCGCCAGATTGCCATTACCGACAGCCAGGTAAGCCCGCTCGCCGCCTTCAGCGATGTCTGTTTCGTGGTGCGTGAAGCCCAGGTGGACGGCTTCCGCTCGCAGGTGGCCTCGCTCTGTCTCGCCCAGACGCTGGCCGTGTCGCTGGCGCTTAACAACAGCAAAACCGCGCAGCAGCAAAGCGCCTGA
- the iolB gene encoding 5-deoxy-glucuronate isomerase has protein sequence MSLLAKAQRDARHLQHITPESAGWRYIGFDVWMLKEGETLTLESGDRELCLVLVAGRASVKTRKADFPGLGGRMSPFERTPPWSVYVPPQERIEVTADSSLELAVCSAPGKGTLPARVITPQEVGVEHRGKGRNQRLVHNILPDSGEADCLLVVEVYTEEGATSSWPAHKHDTPVPGQETQLEETYYHRFDPPQGFAFQRVYTDDRSLDACMAPYNHDVVMVPRGYHPVAAIAGYDSYYLNVMAGPERKWLFTWEEDHAWINHDDYPRR, from the coding sequence ATGTCGTTACTTGCAAAGGCGCAGCGCGACGCGCGCCATCTTCAGCACATCACGCCGGAAAGCGCCGGCTGGCGCTATATCGGCTTCGATGTCTGGATGTTGAAAGAGGGGGAAACGCTCACGCTTGAGAGCGGCGACCGGGAGTTGTGTCTGGTGCTGGTGGCGGGGCGTGCCTCGGTGAAAACGCGCAAGGCGGATTTCCCGGGGCTCGGCGGGCGGATGTCGCCGTTTGAGCGCACGCCGCCGTGGTCGGTCTACGTGCCGCCGCAGGAGCGAATTGAAGTGACGGCGGATTCCAGCCTGGAACTCGCGGTCTGCAGCGCGCCGGGTAAAGGCACGCTGCCTGCGCGGGTGATAACGCCGCAAGAGGTGGGCGTCGAGCATCGCGGCAAAGGACGTAACCAGCGCCTGGTGCATAACATTCTGCCGGACAGCGGCGAGGCGGACTGTCTGCTGGTGGTCGAGGTGTATACCGAAGAGGGCGCCACCAGCTCCTGGCCCGCGCACAAGCACGACACGCCAGTGCCCGGCCAGGAGACGCAGCTCGAAGAGACCTACTATCACCGTTTCGACCCGCCGCAGGGCTTTGCGTTTCAGCGGGTTTACACCGATGACCGCAGCCTCGACGCCTGCATGGCGCCCTACAATCACGACGTGGTGATGGTGCCGCGCGGCTATCATCCGGTCGCGGCGATTGCAGGTTACGACAGCTATTACCTGAACGTGATGGCGGGGCCTGAGCGAAAATGGCTCTTCACCTGGGAAGAGGACCACGCCTGGATAAACCACGACGACTATCCGCGGCGTTAA
- a CDS encoding CoA-acylating methylmalonate-semialdehyde dehydrogenase gives MTITGNFIGGKICYSDSNQTVPVFDPATGKPVRELTQSTAREVSGAIQVAHEAFAAWSNTTPLRRARVLFHFKMLLEQHAEELAAIIVSEHGKVWSDAMGELTRGMEVVEFACGIPHLIKGEYSSDVGTRVDSYSLMQPLGVVAGITPFNFPAMVPMWMFPIALACGNSFVLKPPALAPTAAVRLAELLKEAGLPDGVFNVVHCSNEDAEQLYTDPRIAAVSFVGSSGVAEHIYKTASACGKRVQAFGAAKNHAIVMPDADLDATVNAIMGGAFGSAGERCMALPVVVAVGDETADKLIARLTPLVEALKVGPGCMRGPEENEMGPVVSDAHQKKVLGYIEKGVNEGAKLVVDGRRFRLPGYEAGYYVGGTLFDNVTPEMVIWREEIFGPVLGIVRAPDYDSALTLINSHEFGNGSAIFTSNGHTAREFVHDVQAGMVGVNVPVPVPMAFHSFGGWKRSVFGALNVHGPDGVRFYTRMKTATVRWPQGQQTVSEFSMPTLG, from the coding sequence ATGACTATTACAGGAAACTTTATCGGCGGGAAAATCTGCTACAGCGACAGCAACCAGACGGTGCCGGTCTTTGACCCGGCCACGGGCAAACCGGTGCGTGAGCTGACGCAATCCACGGCCCGGGAGGTCTCGGGCGCGATTCAGGTCGCCCATGAGGCGTTCGCCGCCTGGTCGAACACCACGCCGCTGCGCCGCGCCAGGGTACTGTTTCATTTCAAAATGCTGCTGGAGCAGCATGCCGAAGAGCTGGCGGCGATTATCGTCAGCGAACATGGCAAGGTCTGGTCGGACGCGATGGGCGAACTGACGCGCGGCATGGAAGTGGTGGAGTTCGCCTGCGGCATTCCACACCTGATCAAAGGGGAATACTCCTCCGACGTCGGCACCCGCGTCGACAGCTACTCCCTGATGCAGCCGCTCGGCGTGGTCGCCGGCATCACTCCGTTTAACTTCCCGGCGATGGTGCCGATGTGGATGTTCCCGATAGCGCTCGCCTGCGGCAACAGCTTTGTGCTCAAGCCGCCAGCGCTGGCGCCCACCGCTGCGGTGCGACTGGCGGAGCTGCTAAAAGAGGCCGGCCTGCCGGACGGCGTTTTTAACGTTGTGCATTGCAGCAATGAGGACGCCGAACAGCTCTATACCGATCCGCGCATCGCGGCGGTGAGCTTTGTCGGCTCGTCCGGCGTGGCGGAGCATATCTACAAAACCGCCAGCGCCTGCGGCAAACGCGTGCAGGCGTTCGGTGCGGCGAAAAACCACGCTATCGTGATGCCGGATGCGGATCTCGACGCGACGGTCAACGCCATTATGGGCGGCGCGTTCGGCTCGGCGGGCGAACGCTGCATGGCGCTGCCGGTGGTGGTGGCGGTGGGCGATGAAACGGCGGATAAACTGATCGCGCGCCTGACGCCGCTGGTGGAGGCGCTGAAAGTCGGCCCAGGCTGTATGCGCGGGCCGGAAGAGAATGAGATGGGGCCGGTCGTCTCTGACGCGCACCAGAAAAAAGTCCTGGGCTATATTGAGAAAGGCGTCAACGAGGGCGCGAAACTGGTGGTGGATGGTCGCCGGTTCCGCCTGCCGGGCTATGAGGCGGGCTATTACGTGGGCGGCACGCTGTTCGATAACGTGACGCCGGAGATGGTTATCTGGCGCGAAGAGATTTTCGGGCCGGTGCTTGGCATCGTGCGCGCGCCGGACTACGACAGCGCGCTGACGCTGATAAACAGCCACGAATTCGGCAACGGCAGCGCGATTTTCACCAGCAACGGCCACACGGCGCGCGAGTTCGTGCACGATGTGCAGGCAGGCATGGTGGGCGTCAACGTGCCGGTGCCGGTGCCGATGGCCTTCCACAGCTTCGGCGGCTGGAAACGCTCTGTCTTCGGCGCGCTTAACGTGCACGGGCCGGACGGCGTGCGTTTCTACACCCGCATGAAAACCGCCACGGTGCGCTGGCCGCAGGGGCAACAGACCGTCTCTGAATTCAGTATGCCGACGCTGGGTTAA
- a CDS encoding TIM barrel protein, which produces MTVALHRFCVNRKIAPGLDIPAFFKLVNRLGLNKVELRNDMPGGSVTDDLSHAQVRDLAARYGIEIVTINAVYPFNQRTPAVRELTESLLKEAQAVGAAGLVLCPLNDGRQIAPDETLAALQDLAPLFERYGIQGLVEPLGFPQSSLRSAAQAQTLIRDASVPFKLLIDTFHHALYPQAAQEFAQVEVSMIGLVHLSGVEDTRPFDALTDDQRVMLTPGDRLNSVEQVNALEARGYQGIYAFEPFSSALATWREADIEREILSSIEQVRQHVA; this is translated from the coding sequence ATGACCGTTGCACTGCACCGCTTCTGCGTTAACCGCAAAATCGCCCCAGGACTGGACATTCCCGCGTTCTTTAAGCTTGTTAACCGGCTTGGACTGAATAAGGTCGAGCTGCGTAATGACATGCCCGGCGGTAGCGTGACCGACGACCTGAGCCATGCGCAGGTGCGCGACCTGGCGGCGCGTTACGGTATTGAGATTGTCACGATTAACGCCGTGTATCCCTTTAATCAGCGCACGCCCGCGGTGCGCGAACTGACCGAATCGCTGCTGAAAGAGGCGCAGGCGGTGGGCGCGGCGGGGCTGGTGCTCTGCCCGCTGAACGACGGTCGCCAGATAGCGCCCGACGAGACGCTGGCGGCGCTTCAGGATCTCGCCCCCCTCTTTGAACGCTACGGCATTCAGGGGCTGGTAGAGCCGCTCGGTTTTCCGCAGAGTTCGCTGCGCTCGGCGGCGCAGGCCCAGACGTTGATCCGCGACGCCAGCGTCCCTTTTAAACTGCTGATCGATACCTTCCACCACGCGCTCTACCCGCAGGCAGCGCAGGAGTTCGCGCAGGTTGAGGTTTCAATGATTGGGCTGGTGCACCTCTCAGGCGTGGAAGACACGCGCCCGTTCGACGCGCTGACCGACGATCAGCGCGTTATGCTGACGCCGGGCGATCGCCTGAACTCGGTTGAGCAGGTTAACGCGCTGGAGGCGCGGGGCTATCAGGGAATTTACGCTTTTGAGCCGTTCTCATCAGCGCTGGCGACATGGCGCGAAGCGGATATCGAGCGCGAGATCCTAAGCAGTATTGAGCAGGTGCGCCAGCACGTTGCCTGA
- a CDS encoding NAD-dependent malic enzyme — translation MEIKHKKNRSLYIPYAGPVLLEFPLLNKGSAFSMEERSNFNLLGLLPEVVETIEEQAERAWRQFEDFKTDIDKHIYLRNIQDTNETLFYRLLENHLDVMMPIIYTPTVGSACERFSEIYRRARGVFISWPNRHNMDDILQNVPIHNIKVIVVTDGERILGLGDQGIGGMGIPIGKLSLYTACGGISPAYTLPIVLDVGTNNQQLLNDPLYMGWRHPRITDDEYYAFVDDFIQAVKQRWPNVLLQFEDFAQKNAMPLLERYRDEICCFNDDIQGTAAVTLGTLIAASRAAGSQLSEQKIVFLGAGSAGCGIAEQIIAWMRTEGGLSDEQARARVYMVDRFGLLTDNMPNLLSFQSKLVQKRDSLQNWDTSSDSLSLLDVVRNVKPDILIGVSGQTGLFTEEIIREMHKHCARPIVMPLSNPTSRVEATPHDILNWTDGAALVATGSPFQPVTIKEKTYPIAQCNNAYIFPGIGLGIISSGALRVTDEMMMAASEALASHSPLVNTGSGLVLPPLTDIQQVSKDIAFAVGKMAQQQGVAVKTSAEALLQAIEENFWLPEYRSYRRTSI, via the coding sequence ATGGAAATCAAACACAAAAAAAACCGTTCGCTTTATATCCCCTACGCCGGTCCGGTTCTGCTGGAGTTTCCGCTGCTGAATAAAGGCAGCGCCTTCAGCATGGAGGAGCGCAGCAACTTCAACCTGTTAGGGCTGCTGCCGGAAGTGGTGGAAACCATAGAAGAGCAGGCGGAGCGCGCGTGGCGACAGTTTGAAGATTTCAAAACGGATATTGATAAACACATCTACCTGCGCAACATCCAGGACACCAACGAAACCCTGTTCTACCGCCTGCTGGAAAACCATCTCGACGTGATGATGCCCATCATCTACACGCCGACCGTGGGCTCCGCGTGCGAGCGTTTTTCTGAAATTTACCGCCGCGCCCGCGGGGTGTTCATCTCCTGGCCGAACCGCCACAACATGGACGACATCCTGCAAAACGTGCCTATCCATAATATCAAAGTGATTGTGGTGACCGACGGCGAGCGTATTCTCGGCCTCGGCGACCAGGGCATCGGCGGCATGGGCATTCCTATCGGCAAGCTGTCGCTCTACACCGCCTGCGGCGGCATCAGCCCGGCGTATACGCTGCCTATCGTGCTGGATGTCGGCACCAACAACCAGCAACTGCTCAACGATCCGCTCTACATGGGCTGGCGTCATCCGCGCATCACCGACGATGAGTATTACGCGTTTGTGGATGACTTTATCCAGGCCGTGAAACAGCGCTGGCCGAACGTGCTGTTGCAGTTTGAAGACTTCGCGCAGAAAAACGCGATGCCGCTGCTGGAGCGCTATCGTGATGAGATCTGCTGCTTTAACGATGACATTCAGGGCACCGCGGCGGTCACGCTCGGCACGCTGATTGCGGCGAGCCGCGCGGCGGGCAGCCAGCTTAGCGAGCAGAAAATCGTCTTCCTCGGCGCGGGCTCCGCCGGGTGCGGCATCGCCGAGCAGATCATCGCCTGGATGCGCACCGAAGGCGGCTTAAGCGATGAGCAGGCGCGCGCCCGCGTTTATATGGTCGACCGTTTCGGCCTGCTCACCGACAACATGCCGAATCTGCTGTCGTTCCAGTCGAAGCTGGTGCAAAAGCGTGACAGCCTCCAGAACTGGGACACCAGCAGCGATTCGCTGTCGCTGCTGGATGTGGTGCGCAACGTCAAGCCGGATATCCTGATTGGCGTGTCCGGGCAGACGGGCCTTTTCACCGAAGAGATCATCCGCGAGATGCATAAACACTGCGCGCGCCCGATCGTTATGCCGCTCTCAAACCCGACGTCCCGCGTTGAGGCCACGCCGCACGATATCCTGAACTGGACCGACGGCGCGGCGCTGGTGGCGACCGGCAGCCCGTTCCAGCCGGTGACCATCAAAGAGAAAACGTACCCGATTGCCCAGTGCAATAACGCGTACATTTTCCCGGGCATCGGGCTTGGCATTATTTCGTCCGGCGCGCTGCGCGTCACCGATGAGATGATGATGGCGGCCAGCGAAGCGCTGGCGTCGCATTCGCCGCTGGTCAATACCGGCAGCGGGCTGGTGCTGCCGCCGCTGACCGACATTCAGCAGGTGTCGAAAGATATCGCGTTTGCAGTGGGGAAAATGGCGCAACAGCAGGGCGTGGCGGTGAAAACGTCCGCCGAGGCGCTGTTGCAGGCCATTGAGGAAAACTTCTGGCTGCCGGAGTACCGCAGCTACCGCCGCACGTCTATCTGA
- a CDS encoding oligosaccharide MFS transporter has protein sequence MNKPALTPVERQNFIFFLLFFFFYYFIMSAYFPFFPVWLADVAHLNKTDTGIVFSCISLFAIIFQPVFGLVSDKLGLRKHLLWTITGLLVLFAPFFIFVLKPLLAFNIWVGAFVGGCYLGIVFSSGSGAVEAYIERVSRANNFEYGKVRVSGCVGWALCASMTGMLFGVNPNIIFWVASACALILAGVLWFSRPAGESGNLISGTQETSQAFSMKLVGELFRMRSFWAFIIYVVGVASVYDVFDQQFANFFKGFFSSPERGTQIFGFVTTGGELLNATVMFFTPFIINRIGSKNALLIAGAIMSMRIIGSSFATADWQVIVLKTLHMFELPFLLVGTFKYISAVFDPRLSATLFLVGFNLSKQLSGVVLSTWAGRMYDTVGFQQTYLVLGLITLGFTVISIFTLQGRPRPALEKSPNSSLA, from the coding sequence ATGAATAAGCCTGCCCTGACCCCGGTTGAAAGACAGAACTTCATATTCTTTTTGCTGTTCTTCTTTTTCTACTACTTCATTATGTCGGCCTATTTTCCGTTCTTTCCGGTGTGGCTCGCGGATGTCGCCCATCTGAATAAAACGGATACCGGGATCGTCTTCTCGTGCATCTCGCTGTTCGCGATTATCTTCCAGCCGGTGTTCGGGCTGGTCTCCGATAAGCTCGGGCTGCGTAAGCATCTGCTGTGGACGATAACCGGGCTGCTGGTGCTGTTTGCGCCGTTTTTTATCTTTGTGCTCAAACCGCTGCTGGCGTTTAACATCTGGGTCGGGGCGTTTGTCGGCGGCTGCTATCTCGGCATCGTATTTTCGAGCGGCTCAGGCGCCGTGGAGGCTTATATTGAGCGCGTAAGCCGCGCCAATAACTTCGAATATGGCAAAGTGCGCGTTTCCGGCTGCGTGGGCTGGGCGCTGTGCGCCTCGATGACCGGCATGCTGTTTGGCGTGAACCCTAATATCATCTTCTGGGTGGCCTCGGCTTGCGCGCTGATTCTGGCAGGCGTGCTCTGGTTCTCGCGCCCGGCAGGAGAGAGCGGCAACCTGATCTCCGGCACCCAGGAAACCAGCCAGGCCTTCTCAATGAAGCTGGTGGGCGAGCTGTTCAGAATGCGAAGCTTCTGGGCGTTCATCATTTACGTGGTGGGCGTGGCGAGCGTCTATGATGTCTTCGACCAGCAGTTTGCCAACTTCTTCAAAGGCTTTTTCTCAAGCCCGGAGCGCGGCACGCAAATTTTCGGTTTTGTCACCACCGGCGGCGAACTGCTCAACGCCACCGTGATGTTCTTCACGCCGTTTATTATTAACCGCATCGGCAGCAAAAACGCGCTGCTGATAGCAGGCGCGATTATGTCGATGCGCATTATCGGCTCGTCGTTCGCCACCGCTGACTGGCAGGTTATCGTGCTGAAAACGCTGCACATGTTCGAGCTGCCGTTCCTGCTGGTGGGCACCTTTAAATACATTTCGGCGGTATTTGACCCGCGGCTTTCAGCCACGCTGTTCCTGGTGGGCTTTAACCTCTCTAAACAGCTTTCGGGCGTCGTGCTCTCCACCTGGGCGGGGCGGATGTATGACACGGTGGGCTTCCAGCAGACTTATCTGGTGCTGGGGCTGATTACGCTTGGGTTTACCGTTATCTCCATCTTTACGCTTCAGGGGCGACCGCGCCCGGCGCTTGAGAAATCGCCCAATTCTTCTCTCGCCTGA